Genomic window (Sporocytophaga myxococcoides):
TGTTAATATTCTGATTACCTCTTCCATAATTCTTTATATGACAGGATTAAGTATTAATTAATGAGTCATTGCCCACTTTTGTTAAAATATAAAATCAGTAGACATAAAGTCAGATTGACGGTCTTTAATAATATCTCTAAACAACTCCTTATTTGCAGGGATTTCTTTGACTGCTACCATAGCACGTATACTAAAGGTTCTCAGGGCATCCACTACAGAAAGAGTGCCTTTGAGATACTGGCAATCCATAAGAGTAGTCTGCAGGAATTTCTTCTTCAACTAGAAATAAGGTTTCCAGATTCCACAAAATCAGATCTTTTATAGTCATAAAATTTTGCTGTTTTGCTCCTGATATTGTTTTAAACAAACATAAATAAAAAATGCAAAAATAAGTATTAATACTTATTTTTTTTAACATCAAACTCCTTTATTCACAAAATTTAACAATAGATCCTATTTTTTGTACAAAAAGACTCATTTTAGCTTACTTTAATTGTATTTTATTTAAATATTCCATCATTACAACCGATTCAACTTAAAAATTAAACAATTTTACAATCTATACACTTTAAATTTACATTTGTAAACTTATATTACATATCTAAAAATCAATATATTACTCAAAAATAATTTATTTATAACCAAAAATTATATTACGTATTTATACGTACACAACTATATTTAAAATATAAAAGCTACCCGAAACCCAGATAGCTTTCATTTATTCATTAAAACCAAAACAATTTAAACTTTCAATAGTGAACCTTCCAGGATTGCTTTAACTTCCGGCTTACAGCTGCCACATCCCATCCCTGCGCCGGTAATTTTACATAAGTCAGAAAAATCTTTGCAACCTTTTTCAATTGCAGACTCAATATTACCTTCTCCAACATTATTGCAAGAACAAACAAGCTTACCGATCACAGGCTCAGCTCCTCCTGCTTTTCCTCTGAGTATTTCTGTTCTTTTATCAGATAATTCGGTTTGGTTTTGGATAAGTTCTTTAAACTCCACAAACTCTGATTTATCTCCAAGCAAAATAGCACCGACAAGTTTATCTTCATGGACAATACATTTCTTATAATATCTTTGAGCCTGATCCAGAAAGGTTATTTCTTCATATTCCTCTTTTTTATCATGTGGCACATCGGATAACCCCAGAGAGCATAGCGACAATCCTTCCATTTTTAGTATATTCATTGAAAGTGTCCCTTTGTAATAACTCAACATATCTCCATTTAGATATCTGCCAATCACTTCAGCTTGCTCTTCTGCAGCTGCTGTGATTCCATAAAGGTTATTATTGAATTCCGCCAATTCTCCCATTGCAAAAATATTAGGATCACTGGTCTGAAGGTATTCATTTACTACTACCCCTCTTTTGGACTCCAAGCCTGCTTGCTTTGGTATTTCTATGTTTGGAGTTGTTCCAATGGCAAACACAACTGCTTTACACTCAAGAGTACGTCCACTTACTAGTTTTATTCCGGTTAGTTTTTCCCTTCCCGTAAAATATTTTACCTGATCATTATAGAGAATCTCTACCCCTCTGTCTGTGACTTCTTCATGTAACAGCTCACTTGCCGTTTCATCTAATTGTCTGTCCATTAGCCTTGATGAACGCTGCAATACTGTTACTTCAATACCGATATCTCTAAGCGATGCTGACAGTTCCAGTCCAAGAAGACCAGCACCGACAATTACAACATGATCTCCAGGAGATGTGTACTCTTTCAGCTTATCAGCATCGTGACGGGTTCTCATAGAAAATATCCCTTCAAAGCTCAGTTCAATATCCTTTGGAAGGAATGGTCTGCTCCCCATCCCAAGTATAAGAACATCATAAGTGTGCACTTCGCCTTTTTCATCCGTGACTGTCTTATTTTCCTTATCAATAGAGACAATACCATTACCCTGATGTAATTTTATTCCGAGACCATCACTCTCCACAGTTGTAAGCTTTACAAGTTTATGCCATGGCAAAGCTCCACTGATATAATCAGGAAGCATCACTCTGTTATAAAACGGAAATACCTCCTTGCTGAAAACATGAATTTCATCTGTTGTATTTATTTCCCTATAATAACTTACGAACTTACATGCTCCCGCGCCTGCACCTATTACTACAATTTTCTGTTTAGGCTTTTGATATTTGGTTATTTCTACTGCAGAAAACTTAAAGTCAGGTTCTTTAGATATAGGATCTATTAATGAACCTGTAAGGTTATTGGCTCTGGCAAAGCTCCTATTAAGAATACGCCCCCAATGCATTGGCAGAAACACGACTCCTGATTTTATATCATTCGTTATTCTGGCATTGACTCTAACGCTACCTCTGTCATTTTTAATTAAGACAGGATCTCCGTTTTTAATACCTCTGATTTCTGCGTCAAGTGGATGGATCTCCACGAAAGGACTATCAATATGTTTCTTGAGTTTATTAACCTTGCCGGTTTTGGTCATTGTGTGCCATTGATCACGAATTCTTCCAGTAGTGAGAATTAGTGGCAACTCTGAAGAGACTGCTTCAGAATTATTATCATCAGGTACTGAATGAATTTTCGCTCTTTTGTTGGGAGTGTAAAACTGTTTATCTGTAAACAATCGGGGAGTTCCTTCTGAATCCGATGAAGGGACTGGCCATTGCATAGATCCTTTCTCTTTTAATCTTTCATGGCTCAATCCACTAATATCAATATTAGTACCTTTAGTTAACTTGCAATGCTCAGCATATATATCAGCGGGAGTAATATAGTTAAATGAATCCCCATATCCCATTTTTTGAGCAAGCCTGATAAGAATTTCAGAGTCAGGTATAGCTTCACCAGGAGCTTCTGTAATTTTATTAAGGTAACTTATGCGACGATCTGAATTAGTCATCGTTCCGCACTTCTCAGTCCATCCGGCTGCAGGAAGAACAAGATCAGCAAATTTTGCAGTATCTGATGTATTAAAGACATCCTGAACTACAACAAATCTGGCATTTTTCAAACCCTCTTCAACGATATTCGAATTTGGAAGGCTTACAAGTGGATTGGTACACATAATCCAAATGGCTTTCATCTTACCACTTTTAAGAGACTCAAACATTTCTGTTGCAGAAAGCCCTGGCTTATCAGGAACAGAAGGTACCCCCCAGAAGTCTGCAATTTCTTTTCTATGCTCCGGGTTTTTCATATCCCGGTGAGCAGACAAAAGATTACTTAGCCCACCAACTTCACGACCCCCCATAGCATTTGGTTGTCCGGTAAGTGAAAACGGGCCGGAACCAGGTTTTCCGATCTGACCAGTAATGAGACTTAAGTTTAATAAGCTTAAATTCTTGTTAACTCCGACAACACTCTGGTTTAAGCCCATTGCCCACATGGTAATAAAACCTTCAGCCCTTCCAATATATTCTATAGCCCAACGGATATCATCCAGTCTTACACCACAGATATTAGCAGCTTCTTTAAGTGTACGTTTCATTACCTGCTCTTTGTAAGCTTCAAATCCATCTGTGTGGTTTATAATAAAATCCAAGTCTATTTTTTCTCTTTCTATAAGTCCTCTTCCAATTGCATTATACAAGACAATATCAGTCCCGGGATTGATCTGCAAATGAATATCCGCCATTGATGCGGTCTGAGTCTTTCTTGGATCTACGACTATTATTTTTGTATTAGGGTTCTTCGATTTGTGGGCTTCCAGTCTTCTGAAAATAATCGGATGGCACCAGGCAGGATTTGCACCTGTTATCAAAAAAGTATCAGCAAGCTCAATATCATCATAGCAAACAGGAACAGAATCTTCTCCAAGTGCCAGCTTGTATCCTGCAACAGCTGAGCTCATACATAATCTTGAGTTTGTATCAATGTTATTGGTTCCCCAAAATCCTTTTACCAGTTTATTTGCTACATAATATTCTTCCGTCAGCATCTGGCCTGAAGCATACAACCCTACGGAATCCGGCCCATATTTCAGGATAAAATTTTTAAATACCGCAGCAGCTCTGTCCAATGCACTATCCCAAGATACTCTCTGCATCTGATCTCCGCGGCTGTATCTCATCATAGGATACAATAATCTGTCGCTTTTGTCATTTACAGTGTAGTGGAGATTCATTCCTTTAGAACAAAGCATTCCTTTGCTTCCCGGATGATCCGGATTCCCTTTTACATTGATTTTTCCCTTTTTATCCTTTTCGACTATAATACCGCAGCCAACTCCGCAATAGGAACAAGTAGATTTTAAACTTTCTTTAGGGTTTGATGACATAGCCTTATTCTTTAAATTACTAAAACTCTACTTATTCTAAAATTGAGTCATTAATGTACTGTAAATTCAAATATCCAAATAGTATTTTTGTTTATTGACATAAAATTTTAACCTATCATGACAAATTTTTATGTTTTTTTTAACAAATAACCTTCAAAATCAAACATAACAAAAATCAAACTAAAAAATAAGTAAAACTACCTATTTTTTAAATAAAAAAATAAGTAGTCAAGAAAAGCTAATATTGCATTATTCTAAGAAACAAGGTATAATATTTACTTTTGGATTCTTAAATTTGAATTTTACGGCAAAATATGACTAGGACTATAAGTAGTTTACCCCTAGTTCATAAAATGGAGGAGTTCTTTTAATTTTAAATAAAAAATGAGGTTTTAAACCCAAAAAATAAGATGCTGTTTATAAAAAAATCAATTGTATTGAAATAACACTTTAAATGAGATACTGGTTTTAATGAATATGATCTAGTCTTTTTTTAGGACAGATTAAAATTTACTCTTTTTACTTTATCTTTCCTTTAAAAAAACAGTTCCCCTCCCTACATTATCCTTTACAATATCAGAAATAGTAAATGTGACAAAATCTCCTTTGACTCCAATCGCTGTTCCTTGAGGTTTTCCAAAAACTTCCATATGTTGAATGACAAGAAGTTTATTAATGTTATCAATCTCTACAATAAGTTTATCACTATTCTTTATGTTTCCGGTTTTAATTTGTCCACTAACTACTAGTCTTCCGTCCGAAAGCTGAAAAACATCCTCTGCAATGAAGACAAATATTTCAGGTTTAAAATCTTTAACAGGTACAAATGATAATTGCAGGAAAATAATAAGTGTTTTAAAAATCCCTTTCATTTGATCTAAGTCGTAATGATAATCAAATCACAATTTACTCAAAAAAAATTCGATGCAGAAGAGAATCTTTGAACCTGATCCAATCAAAGGTACTTTTAATCTTCTAGTTCTTCACAAAAGAACTCTGCTTGTTTCATTTTATGAATAATTTCTTCTGGAGATAATGAATTGCATTCTATTCTCAAAACTTTGTCTTGATCATCCATGTCAACTGTCCAACTGATCTCATCTTTATATTCCACTAAAGCTTCTTGTATCATTTCCTGATAAGTTAAAACTTTCTTATCCGTTTTGAAGACTAATACGTTTTCAAATTGCTTTCTCATAACTATATCCGTCTACAGTTTAATTATCTTATATTCAAGTTATTTTTCAAATCTTCATAATTACAGGCATTTCCAGAAAGTTTTCAAGTCTTTTAATCTCATCTTTGATTGCAGCATGCTTCATCTTACTGAGGTTATCAAAGAGTTGAAAATCCAGAATTACTTTTCCTTTGGAATGTATTCTTTTCCAGATTCCGACCACTTTCCCATTTACAATAACTGTAGGATAAAACAATCCATTTACAGTAATGACTTTCCTGCTTTGCTCAGCATCCAGAAACAAGTCTCGATTTTTGTATCCTAATATATATTCATCAAAAGCCGGAAGCAGATATACTTTATCAGGTAAAGGATTTTTCTCAAGACTACCATAGAACCAATATTGGGATTGGTTCAAAGTTTCTTTAGTCATCCTGGATAGTATAGATTCAAAAGCATTTTTTGCATCTGCATTTGATAATCCTGACCAGTTTATAAAATCTTCAAAAGTTGCAGGTCCATGACTTTGAAAATATCTTTTGGCAAGTTCAGGTAAGGCATCTTTTCGTTCTAGGGTATTGGCTTTAGGAGCCCAGGCATCAAGCAGCGTAAAGGTTGTCTCTTTACCTTTCATTGGTCCCTGGCAAATGATCTTCTCAAGAGATGCTCGGTTAATCAGATATACTCCTCTGTTTTCCTCAGGAGAAATTTTATGTTCATTAAGTTTTGAATAAAGCTCCTGTCTGGTAAGAAACTTGCCATCTAACTCTTTAGAAAAGATCCTAAATGCTTTTGAAAATATTTTTTCATCCAGGCCTACACTATAATACTGTTTCTGCATTCGATTAATAACCGCAGAACCAGCCAGATCAAGTATCCATTTTATATCTTTGGAAGATACAATATGCAGAGTTCCCCTCAATGCAGAAGTTCTCAAAATTGACCCGTCATTGATACTTTTTATAATAGTTGATTCTGAAGAATTGAGTAGCCGTAAACCAATTGCCAATTTAGATGCCGAAAAATCCTGAGATTGAATAACACCTGATTTTTGCACTACTTCCTCACAAGTTTTTTTATTGCTATTCACCAGCCCATGATTTATAAGTCTATAGTATAAAATATCCGAAGGCGTCATGTTCAAAGTATTTATATAAAGCGATCTTATCAATACAAATAAAAAGAGAATGACTGACAACAGTGTGTCAGTAGGAAATAAAAAAGCACCAGATTCATATATTGAAAAATCTGATGCTATTTTATTTATTGAGTAGTATATTCTTACGCTTTGAATTTAACAAGGGTAACGTGGTCTCCTCCTTTCTCACGGACTTCATCTGCTACACTTTCTACTTCTTTGTATTTTCTCAGGAAAGATCTTACTGTATCTTTTAATACACCACTTCCTCTTCCATGCACGATCCTTGCTTCCGGCAAACCCAACAGAAGAGCATCATCAACCCAGTTGGTTAATAAGTTAATTACATCTTCTTTAGCTTTGCCTCTAACATCAAGCTCAAACTGAAAGTGTAGTAACTTCTCTTTAGTGTCTATAGTAATATTTCCGGAATCAAAAGAGGCTGACTTTGTTGCCTCTGCCGGTGGTTGAGAAAAGGTGACTTTATTTTTCTTAACAGTCATTTTCATAATACCCATAGCAACTTCAAGGTCGTTGCCTTTAACAGAAAGGACTTCTACTGCAGTGTCCTGACCATTGATTTTCACAAAGTCTCCTGGTTTTATTTCGCTCATAGCTATAAAAATCTATTTTTATATTAATCAAAAATAGAATTTCCCTTTGCATTAACAAGAGTGAAGTATAATTTTTTGAATTGATCTAGTCCCCTAAAATATGAATTGAACTACTTATAAGTAGATGATCATTAGTGTGATAATTCAAAGTATAAATACAACAAGGTTCATTACCCTCTTGGAGAATGAGCTATGATATCTCTAATAAATATGAAGTTTAAAAAATAGCCACAAGATATTGCTGATTAAACCGAATTAAGCTGCACCAAGTCTCAATGGTCTAAACGTTTCATAACAATTCCTGATTTTCCTGACAGTACTGTTAAAGAAATGTTTCTGAACGATATAAGTAAGCGCATTAACAGTAAATGAAGAAAACAGAAAATAATTGGCTCCCATTTTACTCGCTTTACTCTTTTCTTCGTTTGAAAGGTGTTCGTTCATTATGACAATAATTACATTTTCCTTTTCAAGTTGGGAAGCATTGGCATAATCTTTCAGGAAATCCCATCCATCAACAATTGGAGTGTTCATATCAAGCAGCACCAATATTTTAGATTCCTTTAATTTTTTGCCTAAATGAAGATGGTCTAGATACAGAAATGCATGGCCTCCATTGAGAGCGAGCTTAATTTGTTCTGCCATTCCTGTGGATTCAATGGAAGATTTTATACGGCTTGTGAAATCGCTGTTTTTGCCTACAATTATTACCTGGTCAATTTTTTGCATAACGGTATAAGTAAGGTTTCAATGTATTTTTACGAAATAAATTAAAGTATAGTTACACAGGGAAATTCGATAAAGAAGTAAAATTAATGGATAAGACTTAAAAACCGAAAGTTTTAATTTATATTTAATGCAGATTAAATAGAATTTAAACAAGAACCTTAACCAACAATCCTGTTTTTATTCAATTTTACTGCAGCAAGGTAAACTATTTATAGGAAAAATACAACTGAACTTCAGCTCGTTACAACAAGTTCTGACTTTTTTTTTTAATCGAAATCACAAAAAAATACCTGAAAGAGAGCTTTCAGGTATTAATTACTGAGGATTTAAATATTATCTTTATTTTTTAACAGACTTATTTAATTCTTTAATTAACACATCAAGTTGTTGCTTGTCGCTAGGCTCTTCTGCTTTTGCCAGTGCTTTTTGTGCATGATCAAGAGATCTTTTGAATAAATCGTCAATCTCAGCTTCAAGTACTTTTCCTTCTTTCTGATACGCTCCTACGCTTAGGGTTCCAAGTTTTTGATGTTTCTCTTTTCCAGTATTGTAATAAATAACAGCTGTGTTAAAATTGGCAATCAAATCATTTGGTTCAATGGATAACACCTTTCCGTATGTATGCAAAGCTTTATCCGTATCTGTTTTACCATACAATACAGCAAGCTGGTTCAGAAGATTTATATCATTTGGGTTATTCTTAATCAGATTTTCTATAGATGCTGCCGCTTCTGAATCTTTACCTGTTTGCAAATAAAGATTTTTTTGAAGCTCCAGAAGCGTCTTATTGTTTGGGAAATCCACCAATCCTTTTTTAACTGTTGCAAGTGCTTTCTCAGGACTTTTTTCTATTTCATTTTCAATTGTTATCTGATAATAATATAGAATAGGGCTTTTGTAGTTCAGAGAATTTAGTTTTACTACACTGTTTTTAATGACATTCATTTCTTGAATCTGTTCAGCGGCATAAATAGCATTGATATATGCAAGTGTATCAGCAGGTTTTATTTTTTGGGCAATTTCAAAACTTGAGATGGCTTGTTTATAGTTACTAGCCTCATATTCTGCAAATCCTTTATTTATAAACAAGCCCCATATTTCCTGCAATTTTACAGAAGACATTTTTGAATATTCTCCTTTAGATTGTTCCAATTCGACAGCTTTGTTATAGGATTCATAGGAAGTCTGAAGTGCTTCCGGTGCAGCAGCCTTTACTTCAGCCTTCTGATTCATTGCAATGTCCTGATATATCAGTCCTTTATAATACCAGGTTTTTGCATTGGCCTTTGTTTTTTCGTGTTGACTTGCTCCGTCAATTTCCTGTTTCGCTTTTATCAAATCCCCATCTCTATGATAAAGGATTGCATTGGTAACAGCAGAGTTCTGGGCGACTCCAATCAGACAACATCCACTTAATATTACACTCAAAAAGATTCTTTTCATAGCTAAATCAATTCTTTAGATTTATATAGTTAAAAGACTGTTTATGTGATATTTATAAAAAAATGCCGAAATAAAATTCCGGCATTTCTAAATTTACTCATTATCATTTTCTTCCTCTTCGGACTGAGACTCTTCAGGAGCTTCAGGATTTGGAAGTTGTGCTTCTATATCCGGTATTTCTGTTGTTGGTTCAGTTGACTCTGATAGATTTTCATCTGTAGCAAGGTTTTCAATCTTGGCAATAGATGCTATTTCATCAGTTTCGCTGAGTTTTATTAGTCTGACACCTTGAGTCGCTCTTCCAACTACTCTAAGATCTGAAACCGGCATTCTTATAGTAATTCCGGATTTATTGATGATCATTAATTCATCTTTATCCGAAACATCCATTATTGCTACCAGTTTACCGGTTTTTTCAGTGATATTAAGAGTTTTAACTCCTTTCCCCCCTCTGTTTGTTACTCTGTAATCATCAATATCAGAACGTTTACCATATCCTTTTTCGGATACAACAAGCAGATTATTATCTGAACAACTCAGGCAAACCATTCCGATTACTTTGTCCTCATCATCTGCTAAGGTAACACCTCTTACCCCGGCAGCATTTCTACCCATAGGACGAACATGTTCTTCATTAAACCTTATTGCCCTTCCTGATTTCAGTGCAATAACGATTTCATTACTTCCATTCGTCAACCTTACGTTCAGAAGTTTATCACCTTCATTAATGGTAATTGCCTGAATACCGTTGGATCTAGGACGAGAGAAGGCTTCCAGAGAAGTTTTTTTAATGGTTCCATTCTCTGTCACCATTATAATAAAGTTATTATTGATGTAGTCAACATTCTCTAATGTTTTTACATTAATAATTGCCCTTACTTTATCTTCTTTTTCTACATTGATCAGGTTCTGAATAGGCCTTCCTTTAGAAGTTTTGCTGCCTTCAGGTATACCATAAACTTTTTGCCAGAAAACTTTTCCTGAATCTGTAAAAATCAGGAGATAATTATGCATTGTCGCTATAAAAAGATGCTCTGTAAAATCATCTTCTTTAGATACTGCCCCTCTTGAGCCAACTCCTCCTCTGGATTGAGAACGATATTCAGTTAATGGTGTACGTTTAATATACCCTTCATGTGAAATAGTAATAACCATTTCATCATCAGCGATAATATCTTCTATGTCAATATCATCAGCAGAGTGTACAATTTGAGTTCTTCTTTCATCACCATAACGTTCTTTCATTTCAAGAGACTCATTTTTGATGATTTGCATTCTGAGTTCAACGCTGTTAAGAATTTCATTTAACCTTGCAATTAAAGCCATAACTTCTTCGTATTCCTTTACGATTTTGTCACGCTCCATGCCTGTTAAACGCTGAAGTCTTAATTCAAGAACCGCCTTTGCCTGAATCTCCGACATTCCAAAGTTTTCCATTAAGCCTTTTTTAGCTTCTTCCGGATCTCTGGAATTTCTGATTAATTTTATAACTTCATCAAGGTGATCCAGGGCAATCAGATATCCTTGAAGGATATGTGCACGCTTTTCCGCTTCTTCCAGCTCAAACTTCGTTCTTCTTACAATAACTTCATGACGATGATCCACAAAATGTCTGATCATGTCTTTCAGATTTACAGTCATCGGCCTGCCATTTACAAGCGCAACGTTGTTTACTCCGAAAGATGACTGAAGCTGAGTATATTTATACAGATTATTTAAAACGATGCTTGGAATAGCATCTTTTTTTAATTCATATACTATGCGAAGTCCTTCTCTATCCGATTCATCTCTGATGTCAGAAATTCCTTCAATTTTCTTTTCATTGATCAGTTGTGCTGTTTTTTCCACCATTGAGGCCTTGTTGACCATATATGGAATATCGTGGACAACAATCATATCTCTTCCTGTAGGAGTATTTTCAAAAGTGGCATTTGCTCGTACTACAACTCTTCCACGACCTGTTTCAAATGCCGATTTTACTCCTTGATAACCATAAATGGTTCCTCCTGTTGGAAAATCAGGAGCTTTTACGAATTCCATCAGCTCCTCAATTGTGATGTCATTGTTATCAATATATGCACAAACACCATCCACAACTTCACGTAGATTATGTGGAGCCATATTGGTAGCCATACCAACAGCGATACCGGAAGTTCCGTTAATCAAAAGATTTGGCACCTTTGAAGGAAGAACTGTGGGTTCTTCAAGGGAATCATCAAAGTTTGGCTGAAAATCTACTGTATTCTTGTTTATATCAGAAAGCATTTCTTCGGCGATTCTCTTGAATCTAGCCTCAGTATACCTCATTGCCGCAGGAGAATCACCGTCTATAGATCCGAAGTTTCCTTGTCCATCGACCATCATATATCTCAAAGACCATGGTTGTGCCATACGAACCATGGAATCATATACCGATGCGTCACCGTGAGGGTGGAATTTACCAAGTACTTCACCAACTATTCTCGCCGATTTTTTGTAAGGTTTGTTCCAGTTAACACCTAGTTCAGACATTCCGAAAAGCACCCTTCTGTGTACGGGTTTTAATCCGTCTCTTACGTCTGGTAATGCCCTTGAAATGATAACTGACATCGAATAATCGATGTAAGCTCCCCTCATTTCATCTTCAATGTTAATAGGAATAATGTTTTCGCCTTCCGCCATAGATATTATAAATGGAAATTAGGATTTTTTAATGTAGCAAGATAAGTATTTTTAGCGAATGCCCACAATTTGACATCCTAAATTTGGCTTTTATTTATACACATTCAGATTTAACAAGTCTGTGTTTTTTGAATATTGGAACTATTATACAATCAAAAGTTCCCCATTTGTTAATTAACGAAATTATCCCTCTCATTCTGTCATTAGTATCAAGTAAAAAATTTATGAGGATAAAACGGAGTTGCTCCTAAGATGGAACAAATAACGTTGGGTTTGTGCTTTTTATTGTATGTAAGGAGAATTAATCTGGAATTCTCAATAACAGAATTTCACAGAGTTAAAGTAAAAATGCATAATAATAATATGGAGGCCTTGATTGATCTGAGCAAGCATTTGTATGATACTTCCATAGAGGAGGTTAGACTGGTAGAAGTACCTGACTTTAACTATTTAACCCTATATGGGGAAGGGCCTGCCCAGTTGGATATGCACTTTTTGCAGGCTGCTTTAACGCTTTTCAAAGTTGATGAATACGCTAAAAAAATTTTATCAGCCAGGACTCCAATGATCAACATTTGTACGAATGAAATTACCCCTATTGAGGTTTTGTGGTGGAAAGATGACAGGCCGTTTGATTTTAACCTGGACACCAGATGGAAATGGGCAATCATGATCAATGAGCCAGCCATAGTTAATAAAGATGTTTTGAACATTTCAAAGGAAATGGTTTTGGCAGAAAATCCTGATTGGTCTTTTACTCAGTCAATTGCTTTAAGTCACCTTTCAGAAGGTTTGAGTCTACAAACATCATTTAAAGGTGACAGAGCCGAAGGAAAGAAATCACTGGAAAAGGTTCATGACTTTGCCAAAAGCAAGAATCTGGAGTTCGTTGGAAAATATCATGAAATATATTTTGAAAAACCGGAAGGCTTAAGATCCACTCAATTGGTGACAATTTTAAGATTTCCTGTATCAGAAATTAAAATTTCTCAAATAATATAATAGTTACTATGACACAATTACTTGAATCCCCAAAAACAACTTACCTTCTTGAAGGAAGTCTTGAAGTCCTGCATCAGCAGACAAGAGAATGGCTGAGTGAAATGGACTTGTGGAAGGATGA
Coding sequences:
- a CDS encoding tetratricopeptide repeat protein, which produces MKRIFLSVILSGCCLIGVAQNSAVTNAILYHRDGDLIKAKQEIDGASQHEKTKANAKTWYYKGLIYQDIAMNQKAEVKAAAPEALQTSYESYNKAVELEQSKGEYSKMSSVKLQEIWGLFINKGFAEYEASNYKQAISSFEIAQKIKPADTLAYINAIYAAEQIQEMNVIKNSVVKLNSLNYKSPILYYYQITIENEIEKSPEKALATVKKGLVDFPNNKTLLELQKNLYLQTGKDSEAAASIENLIKNNPNDINLLNQLAVLYGKTDTDKALHTYGKVLSIEPNDLIANFNTAVIYYNTGKEKHQKLGTLSVGAYQKEGKVLEAEIDDLFKRSLDHAQKALAKAEEPSDKQQLDVLIKELNKSVKK
- a CDS encoding response regulator, with amino-acid sequence MQKIDQVIIVGKNSDFTSRIKSSIESTGMAEQIKLALNGGHAFLYLDHLHLGKKLKESKILVLLDMNTPIVDGWDFLKDYANASQLEKENVIIVIMNEHLSNEEKSKASKMGANYFLFSSFTVNALTYIVQKHFFNSTVRKIRNCYETFRPLRLGAA
- a CDS encoding nitrate reductase; translation: MSSNPKESLKSTCSYCGVGCGIIVEKDKKGKINVKGNPDHPGSKGMLCSKGMNLHYTVNDKSDRLLYPMMRYSRGDQMQRVSWDSALDRAAAVFKNFILKYGPDSVGLYASGQMLTEEYYVANKLVKGFWGTNNIDTNSRLCMSSAVAGYKLALGEDSVPVCYDDIELADTFLITGANPAWCHPIIFRRLEAHKSKNPNTKIIVVDPRKTQTASMADIHLQINPGTDIVLYNAIGRGLIEREKIDLDFIINHTDGFEAYKEQVMKRTLKEAANICGVRLDDIRWAIEYIGRAEGFITMWAMGLNQSVVGVNKNLSLLNLSLITGQIGKPGSGPFSLTGQPNAMGGREVGGLSNLLSAHRDMKNPEHRKEIADFWGVPSVPDKPGLSATEMFESLKSGKMKAIWIMCTNPLVSLPNSNIVEEGLKNARFVVVQDVFNTSDTAKFADLVLPAAGWTEKCGTMTNSDRRISYLNKITEAPGEAIPDSEILIRLAQKMGYGDSFNYITPADIYAEHCKLTKGTNIDISGLSHERLKEKGSMQWPVPSSDSEGTPRLFTDKQFYTPNKRAKIHSVPDDNNSEAVSSELPLILTTGRIRDQWHTMTKTGKVNKLKKHIDSPFVEIHPLDAEIRGIKNGDPVLIKNDRGSVRVNARITNDIKSGVVFLPMHWGRILNRSFARANNLTGSLIDPISKEPDFKFSAVEITKYQKPKQKIVVIGAGAGACKFVSYYREINTTDEIHVFSKEVFPFYNRVMLPDYISGALPWHKLVKLTTVESDGLGIKLHQGNGIVSIDKENKTVTDEKGEVHTYDVLILGMGSRPFLPKDIELSFEGIFSMRTRHDADKLKEYTSPGDHVVIVGAGLLGLELSASLRDIGIEVTVLQRSSRLMDRQLDETASELLHEEVTDRGVEILYNDQVKYFTGREKLTGIKLVSGRTLECKAVVFAIGTTPNIEIPKQAGLESKRGVVVNEYLQTSDPNIFAMGELAEFNNNLYGITAAAEEQAEVIGRYLNGDMLSYYKGTLSMNILKMEGLSLCSLGLSDVPHDKKEEYEEITFLDQAQRYYKKCIVHEDKLVGAILLGDKSEFVEFKELIQNQTELSDKRTEILRGKAGGAEPVIGKLVCSCNNVGEGNIESAIEKGCKDFSDLCKITGAGMGCGSCKPEVKAILEGSLLKV
- a CDS encoding Smr/MutS family protein; amino-acid sequence: MSEIKPGDFVKINGQDTAVEVLSVKGNDLEVAMGIMKMTVKKNKVTFSQPPAEATKSASFDSGNITIDTKEKLLHFQFELDVRGKAKEDVINLLTNWVDDALLLGLPEARIVHGRGSGVLKDTVRSFLRKYKEVESVADEVREKGGDHVTLVKFKA
- a CDS encoding winged helix DNA-binding domain-containing protein, with product MTPSDILYYRLINHGLVNSNKKTCEEVVQKSGVIQSQDFSASKLAIGLRLLNSSESTIIKSINDGSILRTSALRGTLHIVSSKDIKWILDLAGSAVINRMQKQYYSVGLDEKIFSKAFRIFSKELDGKFLTRQELYSKLNEHKISPEENRGVYLINRASLEKIICQGPMKGKETTFTLLDAWAPKANTLERKDALPELAKRYFQSHGPATFEDFINWSGLSNADAKNAFESILSRMTKETLNQSQYWFYGSLEKNPLPDKVYLLPAFDEYILGYKNRDLFLDAEQSRKVITVNGLFYPTVIVNGKVVGIWKRIHSKGKVILDFQLFDNLSKMKHAAIKDEIKRLENFLEMPVIMKI